Proteins found in one Zea mays cultivar B73 chromosome 1, Zm-B73-REFERENCE-NAM-5.0, whole genome shotgun sequence genomic segment:
- the LOC100282233 gene encoding Pyruvate dehydrogenase E1 component subunit beta-4, chloroplastic codes for MATAFSLRAAAPATAPRAVSRSTSAARVVPMASALAGRGRLVARAAVTAKADVPSSTSDGHEVLLFEALREALMEEMELDPTVCVFGEDVGHYGGSYKVTKGLADTFGDLRVLDTPIAENSFTGMGVGAGMKGLRPVVEGMNMGFLLLAYNQISNNCGMLHYTSGGQFKIPLVIRGPGGVGRQLGAEHSQRLESYFQSIPGLQMVACSTPYNAKGLMKAAIRSENPVVLFEHVLLYNLKEKIPDEEYVLCLEEAEMVRPGEHVTILTYSRMRYHVMQAAKTLVNKGYDPEVIDIRSLKPFDLHTIGNSIKKTHRVLIVEECMRTGGIGASLRSAIVDNFWDYLDAPIMCLSSQDVPTPYAATLEDATVVQPAQIVAAVEQLCA; via the exons ATGGCCACCGCATTTTCGCTGCGCGCTGCGGCCCCGGCCACCGCTCCCCGCGCCGTCTCCCGATCCACCTCCG CGGCGAGGGTCGTGCCCATGGCATCGGCACTGGCGGGACGCGGAAGGCTGGTGGCGCGTGCAGCAGTTACA GCAAAGGCGGATGTGCCATCGAGCACGTCCGACGG CCATGAGGTCTTGCTGTTTGAAGCTCTTCGTGAGGCCTTGATGGAAGAGATGGAATTAGATCCAACAGTGTGTGTGTTTGGTGAAGATGTTGGCCATTACGGTGGTTCTTACAAGGTGACAAAAGGTTTGGCTGATACGTTTGGTGACCTTCGAGTTCTGGACACCCCTATTGCGGAGAACTCGTTTACTGGCATGGGAGTTGGAGCGGGAATGAAAGGGCTGAGGCCCGTCGTTGAAGGCATGAACATGGGATTCCTGCTCCTTGCTTACAACCAGATCTCAAATAACTGTGGCATGCTTCATTACACTTCCGGCGGCCAGTTCAAAATCCCACTTGTGATCCGTGGCCCCGGTGGTGTGGGTCGTCAGCTTGGAGCAGAGCACTCGCAGCGCCTGGAATCGTATTTCCAGTCCATCCCAGGCCTGCAGATGGTCGCCTGCTCGACTCCTTACAACGCTAAGGGCCTGATGAAAGCTGCCATCAGGAGCGAGAACCCTGTGGTGCTGTTTGAGCACGTCCTTCTGTACAACCTGAAGGAGAAAATCCCGGACGAGGAGTACGTGCTCTGCTTGGAGGAGGCCGAGATGGTGCGGCCTGGGGAGCACGTGACTATACTCACATACTCGCGCATGAGGTACCACGTGATGCAGGCAGCGAAGACGCTGGTGAACAAAGGGTACGATCCCGAGGTCATCGACATCAGGTCGTTGAAGCCGTTTGATCTGCACACTATTGGCAACTCCATCAAGAAGACCCACCGCGTGCTGATCGTGGAGGAGTGCATGCGCACGGGTGGGATCGGCGCCAGCCTTAGGTCGGCCATCGTCGACAATTTCTGGGACTACCTTGACGCCCCCATCATGTGCCTGTCATCTCAGGATGTGCCTACGCCATATGCTGCGACTCTGGAGGATGCAACCGTTGTGCAGCCTGCCCAGATCGTGGCTGCGGTGGAACAACTATGTGCATAG